A genome region from Clostridium sp. 'White wine YQ' includes the following:
- the rpsJ gene encoding 30S ribosomal protein S10, which yields MSKQKIRIRLKAFDHTILDQSAEKIVETAKSTGAKVAGPIPLPTEKDVVTILRAVHKYKDSREQFEIRTHKRLIDIVNPSPKTVDALMRLNLPAGVDIEIKL from the coding sequence ATGTCAAAACAAAAAATCAGAATCAGACTAAAAGCATTTGATCACACAATATTAGATCAATCAGCTGAGAAGATAGTTGAAACTGCAAAGTCAACAGGAGCAAAGGTGGCAGGACCAATTCCACTACCTACTGAAAAAGACGTAGTTACAATATTAAGAGCTGTTCACAAGTACAAAGATTCTAGAGAACAGTTCGAAATAAGAACTCACAAAAGATTGATTGATATAGTTAATCCATCACCAAAAACTGTTGATGCATTAATGAGATTAAATCTTCCAGCAGGTGTTGATATTGAAATCAAATTATAA